The window TTCTACTGATTTCGCTAGTATTTGATCATTATCAACTGCTTCATTATCGTCATACCCGATATGCGTGACAGCAATAATTTTATCTACACCCTTATCTTCAAATGCTTTTACAGCTTTTTCTGCTTCAGAAACATAGTTTTCGAAGGCAATGCTCCCCGGTGAGGAAATTGATGTAGTTTCTTCTGTTGTTAGACCAAAGATTCCGACTTTTTCACCGTTAATTTCTTTTACAATTCCGCTATAAATTTGACCGTTCTCCGGATCACTTGAGATTAAATCATTAAATAATCCAGCGAATTTTTCGTTTTGAGAAAAGTCGACATTCGACGAAACGAATGAGAATTTTGCTCCTTCAACAAAATCAGCCAATGCTTGATGCCCTTCTGGACTTGAACCAAGGTCGAATTCGTGATTACCAAAAGTCATCACGTCATAACCCATATAATTCATTAGTTTTAAATCAGCTTGGCCTTCAAATTCATTAAAGTAAAGTGTGCCGCTAAATACATCCCCTGCATCAATAAGAAGTGAATTTGGATTTTCTGCTCTTACCTGTTTCACTGCAGTTGCACGTTTTGGCGCAACATCAGTACGACCGTGTGTATCATTCGTATGCATTAACGATAATTTAAATTGTGAGTCAAATTCATATACTGCCACAGTGCCTGAAATTTCATGTGTTGCAGTTAATAAAGCATTGCCAGTTGGGCTCTCTTCAGCAGGAATGAATACTAATCCCTCAGGTGATACATCTCCTGCTACATCTTCAGAGAAATCACGACTTGAAATAAGCGTAACAAATTTAGGGTTACTCACATCAGATAGATCATAAACCATCACTCCGCTATAGCGTTCTAATGCGATAAATGCATATGGTACTCCGTCAATTTCACCAACAACAGCTGATTCTGGCTCTGGTCCTTTATCATCACTACGATTATCCATTTTAATTTCATCGTTCGTTGTATTAAAGTTAGCTGGATCCAATTCCGCAAGTATTCTCTCGAAGTCACTTCCACTGTCATAAACTAATTCCATTGTATCAGCATCAAAGACAGAGAAACTTCTACCGCCAAAACTATAAAGTGCTTCATATTGACCTTCTGCATTCTTGCCATTTTCTTTTGAAACTTTTACTTTACTGAAAGCTGCTAACGTTCCATCGTCGCCTTTTTTTACTTCTTCCACGAAAGCATCCAACTCTTCTTGTGTATAACCATTATAGTTTTCTGCTTTTAGATCAAGTGACTCGATAATATCTCCAACTTCTACTACCTCAGAGTATGCTTCGTAATCACGGGAATCACCTTCATTAGGTGTAATAATGTATGTTTTACCATTTACCGAATACGTATCAATTGCATCTGGCATGTAATAAGAAAGAATCGGTTGTTTTTCAATTTTAACTTCTTTATTGTTCAAGGCATCTAGTTCGTTCCCGACTTCGGAGTAGTCTTTCACTCCAAGACCTTTTACAGAAACGATTTTATTTTTTACTAGATCGATAGTAGCAATTGCATTATTTTCTTGTAGCGTAACATACGCCGTTTTACTATCTTTTGAAACGGTAATATATTCAGGTTCTAATTGTGATAAAATGGACCCCTCTGAGCTTACACGGACATTTTCATCCAGCATACTTTCAGTGAATTCCAATGTGTTTGCTTCATAAGTTTCTAAATCAATTACAGATATTGTACCGTTTGGATTGGCAGTGTAATCATCACTTGGTTCACCTTCATTTGCAACAAGAACCTTTTTACCATCCGGTGTAAATGTCACCATATCCGGTAATGAACCAACTTGAACAGCTTTTATAAAAGTACCATCCTTCTTAGTAAAGATAATATAACCCGGATCTGTTTTTGGATCACTTACAGCAGAGATTGCAATGATATCTTCTGTTGGATGTGAAGCGATACTTGAAATATCTTTCACACCAACAATTCCATAGTCTTTTAATAGGAATCTGTCAGATTGAATATTTTGCATATTCCCTGATTGCAATTCTGCAAGTGATTCAAATGATAGAATATCGAAACCGGCTACAGCGCCATTTGTTACAAATGCTAGTTTACGTTTGGCATCATATGCAAGAATTTCAGTACCTGTTTCTCCTTCGCCACTATCATACCGAGCAATTTGAGACCACTTTAATTGGTTTGATGATTTAACAACACTTTGTGCAATCTTTTGGATTTGCGCCTTTGCATTTTTAATATTCGTTAATCCTGCAAAGTCAGCATCTACTGCTCCTGCCTTTTTCGCAGCGGAGATTGCTAGCTCTGCAGTGTCAATCGCAGATTTTACAGTATTTTGATTATCTGCAGTAATTTTCGTAGCTACTGGAATTGCGGCTATTTTTTGATTTGCAGTATTAATTAATGCTTGCTTCACCTGTGCTGAATTATTTCCGCCTGTTGAGCCACCTGTGCTTGGTGGAGTTACAGTTGAGCCGGCTTCATCTTCAATGTCTTTAATTTTATCTTTAACACTGTGGTAGTTTGAAACAACCTCTTCTACTTTTGAATTTTTAGGAACAACTAATTTATCAATTTGTACATTAACTCCGACTTCTACCTTTGTTTCTTTGTTCCCAACAACTAATTCCTTGACTTGTCCTGCTACTTTAAGGGCAAGTTCAACTGCTTTTTCGATATCGACTTGCTCAATAGTACCAGTACCTTTTAATTCGATTTTTACATTAACATTAATACTTACTTTTTCAATATCCGCATTTACTTCAATAGAAGACACTGTTGCTGAAACTTTTACTTCCGGTAATTTTTTATCTGAATTTAACTGAACATTATTTCGTTTTACTTGAATACTTTTTACTGTTGAATTATTTAAGTTAATTTTAGGGCCTTCGTTCGTGTTTGCAATAAATGCAAATATTGATGCTACAGGATTTGAAGCCGCTTCATTAATAATCAATTCACCATCTGTTACTATAGTGTTCGATGAAAATTCTTTTGCGACTTTACTTGTTAATATAATATCGCCTTTTACTTTAAGGCTATTTACTGCAATATAATCGCCATTAACAGTTACATCACCTTCAATTACTGTATTTCCACCATTCAAAACAATTGGAGAACCATCTTTCCCTTCAGCATTTAATGTTAATGCAGAAATTCCAGTAATTTTTCCATCTCTAACTGTGGCAGTCATCTCTGCACCTTTTAATGCGGAGGCATTGTTTGTAGCGAAAAATGATTTTAAAGATGCATCAAAAGTTAGCTTCCCATCAGTAGTTTGAACGCTGGAATTAGAGAAATTTTCAATTGTAAAAGAAACAGTATCAGATTTAGCACTCTCGGCACGTACTAGGAACTGTGCAAATTGACCACGTGTGACGTTTGTTGCACCTCCAAATGTTGTTTTTGTGGTACCAACTGATATTTCATTTTCATACAATGCAGTAATATATTGTTTATAATCAGGGTAAATATCTGTAAATGGGGTTACTGCTCCTGTAGATGCTTTCAAGTCAAATGCTTTTGTAAGTATAATCGCCATATGATTTCGTGTGATGGGCTTGGCTGCCCCATATGTGCCGTCTTCAAATCCCTTGATATAACCTGCATTCGCTAATGCCGCGATTGCACCAAAATAAGGATGAGAAGCAGAAACGTCTTTAAAGTTAGGGTTTTTAACATTTTTAGTATCTAATTCAAGTGCACCAGCCAAAATAACCGCAGCTTGTCCACGTGTTAATTCGCTATACGGTTTAAACGTACCATCCGGAAAACCCTTTATTAACCCACGATCTACTAAATCAAGAACTGCATCAGAAAAATAATCATCTGCTTTTACATCAGGAAAGGCATTTCCGGCAGCCTCTGCAATATTTGGAGTTACTACTGAACTAGCAACAATAGTACCTGCCATAGTTGCCATAAAGTACTTTTTACTTCGTTTCTTAGACATAATATAGCCCCTTTTTCATTGGAATATTTTACTACCTATTTACTTTATCTATCTTAATAATTGATTGTGAAAGTTATTGGACACCTTTTTTAATATTTTGTAAAATTTTGTTAACTATTTTTAAGAAAAGCTTTAAAACTAGCAAGAACTATAAATAAAAAAAGAACCCAGTCACTAAAAAGCGTGACTGGGTTTTGATGTTGAAACTTCTATTTATATAGCAGTGCATATTCTAAATATCCTGGGAAATCTCTTTCGAAAGTCCTATAAAGTAATTAATCGAATCTGGATTTGCAACTGAACCACGATTAACTACCTTTTCTACTGGCTGTCCTAATAGAATTTTACGAATGGGGACTTCTAGTTTTTTACCACTGAAGGTTTTAGGTACTTCTTTCACTTCAAATATTTCATTTGGTACAAATCGTGGAGATACTTTTTGTTTTATTTCAGCTTTCATCTTTTCTTTTAAGTGATCATCCAGCGTTACATTTGGTTTTAATACGATAAACAATGCTAAAAATGAATTTCTGCCAAGGTACTCTAAATCAACTACTAAACTTTCTATTACTTCATCAAGTGATTCGACAACCCGATAGATTTCACTTGTTCCTAAGCGAACGCCCTGCCGGTTAATCGTTGAATCAGATCGACCGAAAATCACACTGCTGCCTTTTTCATCGATTGTAATCCAATCTCCATGGCGCCATATACCCGGGAACATTTCGAAATAGCTTTCGAGATAGCGTTGATGATTCTCATCTCCCCAAAAATACAGTGGCATGGATGGCATGGGATCGGTAATTACCAGTTCTCCTACTTCATTTAATACAGATTGACCTTCATCATTAAAGGCTTGGACATTTGCACCAAGAGCTCGTGATTGAATTTCTCCGGCGTATACCGGCAGCACAGGGCAGCCACCAACAAAGGCTGCACAGATATCCGTTCCGCCACTTGCCGATACAAGCCACATATCTTTCTTCACATTTTCATAAACCCAACTAAAGCCCTCTACTGATAGAGGTGAGCCTGTGGAATAAACGGCCTTCAGTTTTGAAAAGTCATTTTTTTCATTCGGTTTTACACCTGTTTTCATACAGATATTCAAGAATGCTGCACTTGTGCCAAAGAAAGTTATCCCTACTTCATCGGCATAATCCCATAAAACATTCATATTTGGATAAGCTGGACTGCCATCATAAAGGACAACTGTACCTCCCGCCAGTAAACCAGCCATTAAAAGATTCCACATCATCCAACCAGTTGTCGTAAACCAAAAGAACACATCATCTTGATCGATTCCTTGTTCGACTGTTATCGTTTTTAGGTGCTCGAGTATAATGCCTCCCTGTCCTTGTACAATTGGCTTTGGCAATCCAGTTGTCCCCGAAGAGAATAAAATCCACAACGGATGGTCAAATGGAACAGCGTCAAACTTGAGCTCTACATTTTCTTTCAACATCTCGTCCCAATAGATTGTGCGATCATTTAAAATCTTATTTTCGCTTTGTACATATGGGAATAGGATGGTTTTTGTTAGCGTGGGTAGTTCAGCTTGCAGGTCTTCAACGCTTTGCATTTTATCGTGGATTTTCCCATTATAGGAGTAGCCATCAACTGCAAACAAAACGGTTGGTTCAATTTGTTTAAATCGATCGATCACACTGCCCGTTCCAAAATCAGGGGAACAGACCGACCAAATAACGCCCATACTTGCACAGGCTAAAAAGGCAATGACCGTTTCAGGTATATTTGGCATATAAGCAACAACACGGTCTCCTTTTTTAACGCCTAAACTGATTAAATATTGTCTCACAATGGACGTTTTTTCCTGAAGTTCTTGCCAACTCACCTCTCGATTTGAAACTGTTTCTGATTTGAAAATCAATGCTGGTCGATCTTCTCTACTATTTCGGAAAACATGCTCTGCATAATTTACGGTTGCTCCTGTAAACCATTTGGCGCCTGGCATTGTTCGTGCTTCCAACACTTGTTGATAATTAGTGTGGGATTTTACATTACAATACTTCCAAATGCTTTCCCAAAACAATTCTAGCTCCTCAACAGACCATTTCCACAGCTCATTCGGGTTCTCGATGGCTAGCCCCTTTTCATCATTTAGCCATTTTCTAAAATGGGTAATGCTCGAGTTATCAATTTGTTGCTTCGACGGCTCCCATAACAATGTTCCTTCTGTAATCCCTTTCATATATTCCCCTCCTATATTCCAAAACTATTAAATAAGTTATTCTTTATTATAGTGTATTATCATTCAATTCAATTATTACTATCTATTTTTCATATTTGTTTGAAGGTAATCTCTTTGATTTTTATCTAACATATTTTTGAGTAT is drawn from Lysinibacillus sp. SGAir0095 and contains these coding sequences:
- a CDS encoding acetoacetate--CoA ligase, with product MKGITEGTLLWEPSKQQIDNSSITHFRKWLNDEKGLAIENPNELWKWSVEELELFWESIWKYCNVKSHTNYQQVLEARTMPGAKWFTGATVNYAEHVFRNSREDRPALIFKSETVSNREVSWQELQEKTSIVRQYLISLGVKKGDRVVAYMPNIPETVIAFLACASMGVIWSVCSPDFGTGSVIDRFKQIEPTVLFAVDGYSYNGKIHDKMQSVEDLQAELPTLTKTILFPYVQSENKILNDRTIYWDEMLKENVELKFDAVPFDHPLWILFSSGTTGLPKPIVQGQGGIILEHLKTITVEQGIDQDDVFFWFTTTGWMMWNLLMAGLLAGGTVVLYDGSPAYPNMNVLWDYADEVGITFFGTSAAFLNICMKTGVKPNEKNDFSKLKAVYSTGSPLSVEGFSWVYENVKKDMWLVSASGGTDICAAFVGGCPVLPVYAGEIQSRALGANVQAFNDEGQSVLNEVGELVITDPMPSMPLYFWGDENHQRYLESYFEMFPGIWRHGDWITIDEKGSSVIFGRSDSTINRQGVRLGTSEIYRVVESLDEVIESLVVDLEYLGRNSFLALFIVLKPNVTLDDHLKEKMKAEIKQKVSPRFVPNEIFEVKEVPKTFSGKKLEVPIRKILLGQPVEKVVNRGSVANPDSINYFIGLSKEISQDI